Proteins from a single region of Paraflavitalea devenefica:
- a CDS encoding LacI family DNA-binding transcriptional regulator yields MATTLLDIARELNVAAATVSRALNDHPAISDATREAVKQVAKRMNYQPNKIASSLRSGKSKIIGVIIPSAEINFFGSVIHGIEKIASRNDYNVIIYQSNELYELEKKAVQTFLRSRVDGVLASISKETINLKHYADLKTKGVPLVLFDRANDALGVPAVVVNDYQGAFNATRHLIEQGCSRIAHIGGQQHVTNFNQRLRGYIDALNVHNIAVNDDLIVYGKVSIESGRECMKQLLSGKPDAVFAVEDFTALGAMQAIKEAGARIPEDIAIIGFANEMFSEYLTPSLSTVNQHTVRMGEEAASLFFDLLHKKISLKAPPRKLTLEPEVICRQSSIKSLLANP; encoded by the coding sequence ATGGCTACAACCCTTCTGGACATAGCGCGTGAATTGAACGTAGCTGCCGCCACCGTATCGCGGGCCTTGAATGATCATCCTGCTATCAGCGATGCTACGCGGGAGGCTGTGAAGCAGGTTGCTAAAAGGATGAACTATCAGCCCAATAAAATTGCTTCCTCGCTCCGGTCGGGAAAGTCAAAGATCATTGGGGTGATCATTCCGAGTGCAGAGATCAACTTCTTTGGCTCAGTCATTCACGGTATTGAAAAAATAGCCAGCAGGAATGATTACAATGTGATCATCTACCAGTCCAATGAACTATATGAATTGGAGAAGAAAGCCGTACAAACATTTCTCCGCTCGCGGGTAGATGGTGTACTGGCTTCCATCTCCAAGGAAACCATCAACCTGAAGCACTATGCCGACCTCAAAACAAAAGGCGTTCCCCTCGTACTATTCGACCGGGCCAATGATGCTTTGGGGGTGCCGGCAGTAGTGGTCAATGATTACCAGGGCGCTTTTAATGCTACCCGTCATCTTATTGAGCAGGGTTGCTCCCGTATTGCGCATATTGGCGGGCAACAGCATGTAACCAACTTCAACCAGCGCCTGCGTGGATACATAGATGCACTCAACGTGCACAACATTGCAGTTAATGACGACCTGATCGTATATGGAAAAGTAAGCATCGAATCCGGACGGGAGTGCATGAAACAACTGCTGTCAGGCAAACCCGATGCGGTCTTTGCAGTGGAAGACTTCACGGCACTGGGCGCCATGCAGGCCATCAAAGAAGCGGGTGCCCGGATACCGGAGGATATTGCCATCATTGGTTTTGCCAATGAAATGTTTAGTGAATACCTCACACCTTCCTTATCTACCGTAAACCAACATACGGTGCGTATGGGGGAAGAGGCCGCCAGTCTGTTCTTTGACCTCCTCCATAAAAAAATATCCCTCAAAGCCCCTCCCCGCAAACTCACGCTCGAACCCGAAGTCATCTGCCGCCAGTCCAGTATTAAAAGCCTACTCGCCAATCCATAA
- a CDS encoding glutaminase domain-containing protein, protein MKKVLAVSLATMQLGFATAQEMRAPAYPLITHDPYFSVWSVSDKLNTTPTKHWTGADQSLLGMIKVDGTVYRFMGAAEKLYNTVVPASDEKSYAVAYTESEPATGWMNASFNDAQWKKGEAPFTDNNSSAKTVWRSRNLWVRREFTLDQTSFNNLFLKINHDDNAEVYLNGEKIYSYVGWLNKFHYFPIPEAARRKLVKGKNILAIHVANTAGGAWLDAGIVNEPKEQPGGNIKLATQDKVTVNATQTIYQFTAGKAKLSLTFTSPLLPDNLDLLSRPVTYITANISSTDGAKHNVQLYFGAASTLATNTPAQEVKAELYNAKGLSILKTGTLEQPVLKKKGDDLRIDWGYLYVAVPEKEIPLQYVSTAREAMNAFSPVKYKRATKLEGQQLMLNTILSGTVGYNTNMTKVILVGYDDGYSIQYFGQNLKAWWTHQGTTIEDELAKASAGYTTIMAQCDQFNKRLYNETLKAGGEQYAQLCELAYRQSVAAHKVLKDPQGDILFLSKENYSNGCINTVDVTYPSAPLYLAYNPELLKGMLNGIFYYSESGKWTKPFPAHDLGTYPLANGQLYGEDMPVEEAGNMIILTAAIAKAEGNANYAKKHWNTLTTWVGYLVRDGFDPANQLCTDDFAGHLARNANLSVKAIMGIAGYAMLAEQLGEQATAKKYHDTAVAMAKRWMQLAADGDHYTLAFEKKGTWSQKYNLVWDKLLHLNVFPKEVYEKEVKYYLTKQQTYGLPLDSRKTYTKSDWIMWTAALADNQQDWNAFVQPLYKFAAESSSRVPLSDWHETTDGKQVGFQARSVVGGYFIKLLDK, encoded by the coding sequence ATGAAAAAAGTGTTGGCAGTCAGTTTAGCCACCATGCAATTAGGGTTCGCAACAGCACAGGAGATGCGTGCTCCTGCATACCCCTTGATCACACACGACCCATACTTCAGCGTATGGTCTGTTTCCGACAAGTTAAACACCACTCCTACCAAACACTGGACCGGCGCCGATCAGTCCCTGCTGGGAATGATCAAAGTAGATGGCACCGTATACCGTTTTATGGGAGCAGCGGAGAAACTGTACAACACAGTAGTACCTGCCTCCGATGAAAAATCATATGCAGTAGCCTATACAGAAAGTGAACCGGCTACCGGTTGGATGAACGCTTCCTTTAATGATGCACAATGGAAAAAAGGAGAAGCGCCTTTCACCGATAACAACAGCAGTGCGAAGACGGTATGGAGAAGCAGGAACCTCTGGGTGCGCCGGGAATTTACCCTGGACCAAACCAGCTTCAACAACCTTTTCCTCAAGATCAACCACGATGATAATGCAGAAGTATACCTCAACGGGGAAAAGATCTACAGCTATGTAGGCTGGCTCAACAAATTCCACTACTTCCCCATACCCGAAGCTGCGCGGCGCAAGCTCGTAAAAGGAAAGAACATATTGGCCATCCATGTGGCCAATACGGCCGGCGGCGCCTGGCTGGATGCCGGTATTGTGAACGAACCCAAAGAACAGCCCGGTGGCAATATCAAACTGGCCACGCAGGACAAGGTAACGGTCAACGCTACCCAAACAATCTACCAGTTTACAGCAGGCAAGGCCAAACTATCGCTTACCTTCACCTCGCCGCTGCTGCCCGATAACCTCGATCTGCTGTCAAGGCCGGTTACCTACATCACCGCCAACATCAGCTCAACGGATGGCGCTAAGCACAACGTGCAACTATACTTCGGCGCCGCTTCCACGCTGGCTACCAATACACCGGCGCAGGAAGTAAAGGCAGAGCTGTACAATGCAAAAGGTTTATCCATCCTGAAAACCGGTACCCTGGAGCAGCCGGTGCTCAAAAAGAAAGGGGACGACCTGCGCATTGACTGGGGTTACCTCTATGTAGCGGTTCCTGAAAAAGAGATCCCCCTGCAATACGTATCTACGGCCAGAGAAGCCATGAACGCATTCAGTCCGGTTAAATACAAAAGGGCTACCAAACTGGAAGGTCAGCAACTCATGCTGAATACCATCCTCTCCGGTACAGTAGGGTATAATACTAACATGACGAAAGTCATCCTGGTAGGTTATGACGATGGCTATTCCATTCAGTATTTTGGTCAGAACCTCAAAGCCTGGTGGACACACCAGGGCACTACCATAGAAGATGAACTGGCAAAAGCTTCGGCCGGCTATACAACCATCATGGCCCAATGCGATCAGTTCAACAAACGCTTATACAATGAAACCCTCAAGGCAGGCGGCGAACAATATGCACAACTGTGCGAGCTGGCCTATCGCCAGAGTGTGGCAGCCCATAAAGTATTGAAAGACCCACAAGGTGATATTCTCTTCTTATCCAAAGAGAACTACAGCAATGGTTGTATCAATACCGTAGATGTGACCTATCCGTCTGCACCTTTATACCTCGCTTACAATCCGGAGCTGTTAAAAGGTATGCTCAATGGCATCTTCTACTACAGTGAAAGCGGTAAATGGACAAAACCTTTCCCGGCGCATGACCTGGGCACCTATCCGCTCGCCAATGGTCAGTTATACGGAGAAGACATGCCGGTGGAAGAAGCAGGCAACATGATCATCCTGACGGCTGCTATTGCGAAAGCAGAAGGCAACGCCAACTATGCAAAGAAACACTGGAACACCTTAACTACCTGGGTAGGGTACCTCGTACGGGATGGCTTTGATCCTGCCAACCAATTGTGTACCGATGACTTTGCCGGTCACCTCGCCCGCAATGCCAACCTCTCTGTAAAAGCCATCATGGGTATTGCAGGGTATGCGATGCTGGCGGAGCAACTGGGCGAGCAGGCTACCGCTAAAAAATACCACGATACAGCAGTGGCCATGGCAAAAAGATGGATGCAACTGGCTGCAGATGGCGATCACTATACACTGGCCTTTGAAAAGAAAGGTACCTGGAGCCAGAAATACAACCTCGTATGGGATAAGCTGCTGCACCTGAATGTCTTTCCAAAAGAAGTATATGAGAAAGAAGTAAAATACTATCTCACCAAACAACAAACCTATGGCCTGCCGCTCGACAGCCGGAAGACCTATACCAAATCCGACTGGATCATGTGGACAGCCGCGCTGGCCGATAACCAGCAGGACTGGAATGCTTTCGTACAGCCCCTGTACAAATTTGCTGCTGAATCTTCCAGCCGGGTGCCCCTGAGCGATTGGCACGAGACCACCGACGGCAAGCAGGTAGGTTTCCAGGCACGCAGTGTAGTAGGCGGGTACTTTATCAAACTGTTAGACAAATAA